GAGCTCCGCGACGGCGACAAGGGCCGTTACCTGGGCAAGGGCGTACTGAACGCCGTCAAGAATGTCAACGAGGTGATCGCCCCGGCCATCATCGGCATGAACGTTGCCGACCAGGTGGGTATCGACAAGGCCATGATCGCGCTCGACGGTACGCCTACCAAGTCGAAGCTCGGCGCAAACGCCATCCTCGGCGTGTCGCTGGCCGTTGCACGTGCCGCTGCCGACTATTTCGGCATGCCGCTCTACCGCTATATCGGCGGCGCGAACGCCAAGACGCTGCCCGTCCCGATGATGAACATCATCAACGGCGGTTCGCACTCGGACGCCCCGATCGCATTCCAGGAGTTCATGATCCGTCCCGTGGGTGCCCCCACGTTCAAGGAGGCTATCCGCATGGGCGCCGAGGTATTCCACAACCTGAAGAAGGTGCTCCACAAGCGCAACCTTTCGACGGCGGTCGGTGACGAGGGCGGTTTCGCTCCCGCGCTGAACGGTACGGAGGACGCTATCGAGTCGATCCTCGAGGCAATCAAGATGGCCGGTTACAAGCCCGGCCGCAAATGCGAAGGCGGTGACGTGTCGATCGGCATAGACTGCGCTTCGTCGGAGTTCTACGCCGACGGCGTGTACGACTACACCAAGTTCGAAGGCGAGAAGGGTGCCAAGCGCAGCTCGAAGGAGCAGGTAGAGTACCTCAAGTCGCTCGTAGCGAAATACCCCATCGACTCGATCGAGGACGGTATGTCGGAGAACGACTGGGAAGGCTGGCAGCTGCTGACCGCCGAGATCGGCGACAAATGCCAGCTCGTGGGCGACGACCTGTTCGTGACCAACGTAGATTTCCTGAAGAAGGGTATCGAGACCGGCTGCGCCAACTCGATCCTGATCAAGGTAAACCAGATCGGTACGCTGACCGAGACGCTCGACGCCATCGAGATGGCCCACCGTGCAGGTTACACGTCGGTTACGTCGCACCGTTCGGGCGAGACCGAGGATTCGACGATCGCAGACATCGCCGTGGCAACCAACTCGGGTCAGATCAAGACCGGTTCGGCATCGCGTTCGGATCGTATGGCCAAGTACAACCAGCTGCTGCGCATCGAGGAGGAGCTCGGTGACGAGGCGATCTACGGTTACACGAAGGTCTACCGCAAGTAATTTGCGACGGGCGGCCGCTCGTGCCGCATGATTTTCCCCGGGTGGCATCGCCGCCCGGGGATTTTTTTGCCCCGGCAGGGCAGCCCTCGGGGGCGGGGACGGGGGATTCCGCCGCCGTTTTGCAGGGCCGGAAACGGGCGAAGCCTGTGTCGCAAGGTGCGGCACAGGCTTCGCGTCCCTTCGGGCGGTATCCCGGTGCGGGCGGTTATTCGTCGGACTGTTCGACGAAGAACTCCTGCCCGCCGTTTTCATCGTCCTTGACGACGATGCTGCCGTCGGCATTGATGAAATAGAAGTAGAGTTCTTCGATCACGGCGTCGGACGGAAGGCCGAAGAAATCCTTCGGGTAGAGGTATTTCTCGAAACGGGAGCTGATCAGTTCCATGCGGTTGCGCGGGACTGCGGCCGAGACCTCGGCTTTCTGCCCGCCGTCATGGATTGCCGTGCCGCAGAGATATACCTCCCCGGCGTCTTTTAGTGCCGTGCCTCCGTGCGAGAAGGTGATGCCGAAGACGTCGCCGTAGCGGAATACCGAGGGCGTGGTGGTAAACACCTGGTTGTAGGTTTCGATGGGCTTGAATGCCTCGGCGAAACGCTGTTCGTCGCGTTTGAGGCCGAACGTGTCGTAGCAATACGAGTAACCCAGTTCGCAGGTCAGGGGAACGGCGCCGGTCTTCATTTTGATCCTGACGTCGGCATGTACGTCGGCGGTCTCGACCTCCTGTCCGTCCACTTCGATCTTGTCGTCGAATATGAAGGTGGTCGACGAACGCCATACGACCCACTCCATTGCCGTTTGGGGGTCGTTGCCGCCGCGGCCGATGACGCTCATGAAGGAGTCCGCCCACGAAAGACCGTTCTTGGGGTCTTTCTCCTCTGCGGGCATCAGGGTGAGTTGTTCGTTCACGACTTCGGGCTGGTGCTGGATCGCGTTGTAGTCCTTGGTGGTCAAATAGAGCGTGGCATTGTCGCGGAGGTTCCATGCCTTGGGGGCCAATACGGCGAATACGACCTTTCCCGAGCCGTCTTCGCCCGGCGAGACCCGGAGCTGGGCCGTCACTTCGATTTCCGAGTCGGTCAGGGCCCGGCCCGGCTGGATGATGCCGTCGAATTCGAGGCAGGCGACTACGAGCAGCGGCAGCGCGGCGATGCACGCCGCGGAGAGTATTTTATGTTTGTTGAGTTTTTTCATGGTCGGGGAATTTTAGAGGCTCTTGAATTTGTATTTGTATGTCAGGAGTTTGCTGTCCAGTTGGAACTGGGTCGTAAAGCCGTCCGCGTCGAAGGTGGCGATGACCGTGTCCGAACCTTTGACCCGCAGCACGTTGGGGATGACGTTGCTGTCCAGCACACACTGGATGGGGCCTTCGGACAGCGCTTCGGGGAACGGTACGAAAGGGATGTCGCCGTTGTCGAACGTGACGGTGGTTGCGAGCGGCGACACGTTGAGCGTCATGCGCAGCGAAGGGAAATAGTCCAGTTTGCCGTAGATGTCGGTGCCGTTCGGATTCTCGGGCGCGCACAGCAGCACCTTGTCGAGCCGGTAGGCGACGGTGTAGGTGTCGGGGTCGTCTCCTTCGGGCGGCGTGTTGTCGTCCGGCTTTTCGACCGGGATGTAGGGGAGGGTTGTCTCTTCGTCGCATCCGGAGAATGCGCACACGAAGAGCGCGGCGGTAAGGATGATTGCGTATTTTTTCATAAAATGATGGGTTTATTAGCTGTTCGGTTGAATCGGATGTTTCGGGTCGGCGGGCCGATCCGGTGTGCAACGGGGGAATTCCGGTGTCTGTTCATTGCGTCATAGGCAAAAGCGGTTTTTAGGGTTCGTTTATGGGTCGGTGGCGGTTTTTCGTATCGTCGGCTGGTTTTCGTCCGTACGTGTTTTTTTCGGTCATCGCCCTTCGTTTTGCGGGGCGAGGTCGAAGACCAGCCGGTGGCGGCCGCTTGCGATCTTCGTCCCGGGCGATTGCGGGGCCAGCCTGCGGCCGTCGAGCCGCCCCCGGCAGGCGCCGGCGGGTGTGATCGCCGTGGCCGTGACGCCCGGGGGCAGGGTGACGTCGATCCGGAGTTCGCCGTCCGCGATCTCCCAGCCCAGGTCGATCCGGCCATAGGGGGTTTCCTTGCCGATCCGGCACCACTCAACCCCTTCGGGAATCTGGGGGTCGATGAATACATGCTCGTAGCCGGGGTGGCTGCTGTCCGTGCGCAGGCCGCCGAGGGCCTGGTAGAACCACGTGCCGATGCCGTTGTAGCAGTTGTGCACGCGACTGCGTTCGCCGCTCCAATACTCCCAGGTGGCCGTCGCACCGTGGTCGATCATATGCAGGTAGCCCGGGTAGCCGCGCTGCTTGAGCATCCGGTAGATGAATTCGGGGTTGTGCGATCTGACCGCCCAGCGGGTGATGACCGGTACGCCGACCAGTCCGCCGCCGATATGATCCTTCATCACGTCGTGCGTCGATCGGAAAAGCCGTTGTTCCACGCCGGCGCGGAGCGAATCGGGCGTGGCGCCCACCAGCATCGGGTAGGTCATGTCGAGCTGCGAGCCGGTGGCGTAAGTTTGCGTCGCCGGGTCGTAGAACCGGGCGTGGATCGTGCGGTTGAGCGCCTCGCGCCGCGCTTCGAATGCGGCCGCCTCGTCGTCGTGCCCCGTGAGCCGGGCCATCTGTGCCATCCTGGCGTAGCAGTCGCTGACAAAGCAGTTGTTTACCAGCGACACCGAAGCCTCGCTGCCTGTGTCGACCCCGTGCGGGGCGAGCCAGTCGCCGAGGAACCACTCCCGGTAAGGCGTGTCGGGCCAGCGGGTCAGCAAGCCGTCTTTCATGTACCGTTCGACATAGCCCATCCATTCCCGCATGGCAGGGTAGTGGCGGTCGACCAGCGTCCGGTCGCCGTAGTTGAGCCACGTTTGCCAGGGGGCCATGACGATGAACCCGCACCAGTAGGGGCCGCCGCCTCCCGCACCGGCGTTGGGGGCTACGTGCGGCAGGCTGCCCCCGGGGCGCATGGCGTCGTCCCATGCCTGCACCCAGTTGCGGTAGAGCGGGGCCGCACCGCAGAGGGTTTGCAGGATCTCGGTGGAAGAGTTACCGTCGCCGCCGTATCCGGCGCGTTCGAGGTGGGGGCAGTCGACCATGTACCCGTTGTAGGCCAGGCAGCGCAGCGTGTGCGCGATCATGTCGTGGATGGCGTTCAGGTCGCTATCCGACGAAGTGAACGTCGCTTCGGGCCGGTAGTCGGTGTGGATGGCGAGCGCCCGGAAATCCTCCCGGCGGGGCCTCTGCGCCAGTCCGCGCACCTCGGCGTAACGGAAAGCATGGTGGTTGAACTTGTTGCAGAACCGCTCCCGGCCGTCGCCGCGGGCGATGTAGGTGTCGCGCTGCCGCTGGTCGATGAGGTTGCCGTCGCCGTCCGTCTCGTCGCTGTATTCGATCTCGACGCGCGCCCCGTCCGGAAGTCCCGAGAAATGAGCCTCCAGCCAGCCGGTGACGACCTTGCCGAAGTCGATCCGCCATACGCCGGGTGCCGCCTCGTCCAGCACGCGGGCGGTCAGCCGCTCCTGGATGCGGTCGGGCTCGACCATTTGCGGCGTCGCCCGGTGCCCGGGCTTCCGGGCCGTGATTACCGGCTGCCATGCCAGCGCGTCCAGGTCGGAGGGGGACATCGAGCGCGGGTTGCGCCGGGCGTCGATCTCTTCGCCTCCGAAGTCGAGGGCGTTCCACGACCCCGTGTCGCGGTAGCCGCTCAGCGCGGCACGCCATGCGGTGTCCGTGCGGCAGACGGTCTGCCAGGTGTTTGCGGTGCCTATGTCCAGTTGTGCCCGCACAAGCGGTTCGGTGTAGGGTTCGTCGGGCTGCCAGCGTCCGAACGTGCCGCGCTTGTACCAACCCTGCCCGAGCCAGATCACCAGCTCGTTGTCGCCTTCGAGCAGGTAGGGACGGACATCGTAGGTCACCCACAGCGAGCGTTTGTCGAGCTGCGAGAGGGCGGGGGCGAGGCAGGCGTCGCCGACTTTGCGGCCGTTGACCCATATTTCGTGGTATCCCAGCGAATTGACGTGCAGCAACGCTTCGTCTCCGCATGCCGGGAGGGTGAATGCCCGGCGCAGGAGCACGGCCGTGGCGCCCGATTCCGCGCAGCCGATGAATTCACCCGAGACGGATGCCGGGTCGGTCAGGCCGATGCCGAAGCGGGCGACGGGGGAGACGGCTTTCCGGTTGCCCTTTTCGGTGCGGGCGGTGACGCGCCACCAGCATTGCGTCCGGGCCGTCAGCGGAAGCCCCTCGTAGGCGACTCCCACCGAACGCTTCGACCGTACCCAGCCCGAGTCCCACAAGTCGGCGTCCCCGGCCAGCAGCCGCAGGCTGTCCGAGGCAACCTCGATCCGGTAGCTGCGCTGGGCATCGTCCTGGCGCCCGGAGCGGAGCTGCCACCCGAAGCGGGGTGTCGCCGTGTCGATGGCGAGCGGATCGGTCAGCCCTTCGCAGGTCAGCCGCCGCAGGCAGGGCTTTGCGCCGTGCCCGGCATTGCCGGCCGGACCGGCCGCCAGGAGGCAGGTGCCGGAAAGGAGCCCGGGCAGCAGGAGCAGGTATAGCAGGGTTCTTTTCATGGGTTCGAAATTTTGCGCTGTCGTTTTCAGCGGTTGTAAGCCTCGGCCCGAACCGTGTAGCGGTCGTCGGGAAGCAGGCCGGCATCGAATTCGAAGTCTATCTGCCGGCTTTCGCCCTGCAGGAGCGTGAAGTAGTTGTCGTCGGCCACGTAGGGCAGGATGCGCTCGCCGTCGGATCGGCGGTAGGGCTGCACGTGCACGGCGAAGGCCACCGAACGTCCGACGTTCCTGACTGTCGTGCGGATGACCTTGCGGCCGCCTGCGGCGGTCAGCTGCGAACGTACCTGCAGCTTGGCAGGGGCGAGCGTGTTGAGCGCCGTGTAGTCGCCGCGGCGGGTCGCACGCCAGTAGAAGTTGTCCGAGAGCAGGCGCCCGTCGCGGTCGGTGAGCTCCAGCCGGATGAAATGCACGGGCGAGAGTTTCGGCGCTTTCGCGTCGCGGCGGTAGACTTCCATTTCATAGAGCGAGTAGCCCCATTGCGTGGCACGCCGGAGTCCGAGCATTCTGACGTAGCGGGCCTGCTGCAACGGCAGCGGGATCGTCTGTTCGCCGCCCTGCGCGTCCTGCGTTTCATAGACGTCGCGCCACGTGCGGCCGTCGTCCGAGAGTTGCAGTTTGTAGGCTGCGGCGTGGGCGTCCTCCCAGCGGAGCACGACTTCGGTGAAGGCGCGGCGCTCGCCCAGGTCGACCTCGATCCACTGGTCGTCGCTGTACTCGCTCGCCCAGCGGCTCGAATCGTTGCCGTCGGTGAGAGCCCCGGCACCTGCGCCGTCGGGCGATGAGGAGGATGCTTTCACGGGCCGGTTGCGGGCCAGGTTGCCCTCCGAGAAATTCAGGTCGAACAGGCTGCGGGCCGTATTGGCCGCGAGCGAGACCCTGAGCTGCTGCGTGAATTGCGGCAGGAGCCGCCCGTCGAGGTCGTAGACCCGTGCTGTGGCCGTCGCTTCGAGCGGTTCGCGCGTCGTATTGACCGCCTTGACCGAATTGTCGGCATGGCTCCACTGGATATGCACCGGTTCGCACGCCTTGCGTATGCCCCAGTAGGCACCCGTCGGGTCGAGGTAATAGTCGTAGGTCTGCCATACGAGCGACGGGTAGGCCGGCTGGCTCATCCAGGTCATGATGCCCGTGGCGTCGTCCCACATGTGATGCTGCCAGCCCTCGTACATGGCTTTGTTGACCTCCAGGTTGAGCAGCTGCGCCTTGCGGCAGAAATCCTCGATCCCGTCTGCCTCGCCGTAGTTTTCGGCCACGGTCTCGAAATATTTGTCCGGGGCGGCGTTGGCCGCCGACTTGCCGAAGAAATGTTTGTCCCACATGTCGTTGCGGGGCCACCACGACTCCTCGGGCATGAATTTGCGAAAACTCTCGAGGGTCGTGAATACCGCCGTGCCGATTTCGGTGCGGAAACCCCATGCCGGGCGGCCTTTGTAACCGTAGGGCATCGGGTAGGCAGCGAAGTACCAGCCGGGGTGGAAATTGGCCCACGGCCCGCTTCCCGAAAGTCCCTGCGCATTGGATATGGACTGGTAGAGGCGGTCGCCGCCGTCGTAGTGGGCGACGTCGCCGCGCAGCCAGTCGTCGAGCGGGGCCTGCGGTACGCCTTCGTTGTCGCCGCACCAGACGGCGATCGAAGGATGGTTGCGCAGTCGCTTGATCTTCTCCACGGCGTTCTGCTGGAAGGCCCCCAGGTCGTGCGGCAGGTTGGGGTGCGAGTTGAGCCAGAAGTCGTCCCATACCATGATGCCGTGGCGGTCGCAGGCATCGTAGAACTCTTCGTCGGTCGTCGAGCCGATCCAGTTGCGGATCATGTTGAAATGCATGTGCCGGTGGAGTGCGACGCGGGTGTCGTACTCCTCGCCGCGGCAGCGGAGCAGCCATTCGCTCATGCCCCAGTTGCCACCCTTGACATAGACCGGTTCGCCGTTGATCTTCAGGCGGAAGATGCCGTCGTGCCACTCGTAGCCGTATTCGCGGATGCCGAACGTTACTGTCCGTGCGTCCGATTGCCGCCCGTCGGTTTCGAACACCAGGCGGCAGGTGTACAACGCGGGGTCGCCCATGCCGTTGGGCCACCAGAGCTGCGGATGCTCTACGGCCAGGCCGGGAACCTCGCGCTCCGTGAGCCGGATCGTCCGCCGCTCGCCCGCTTCGAGGCGGACGGGGTGCGAGAAGGCGATGCCTCCGGGACGGATCTCGCCCCGCAGCACGCCCTCGCAGGCCTTGTCAGAGCGGTTCTCCACGTCGGTAAGGAGTTCGACCTTCGCATGTTCGCGGTCGGGAACCTTCGTGCGCACCCACGGTTCGACGAGGCGTACGTCGCCCGAGAGAGACAGGTAGACATCGTCGGTGATGCCGCTTAGCAACCCGGGGGCATAGGGCATCCAGTCCCACCCGGCGCTGGAGATATAGGTCGGGCTGCGGAAATTGGGCACGGGGTATCCTACCCATTCGACCTCGACTTCGAGGCGGTTCTCCCCATCGGGTGCCACGAGCCGGGTGATGTCGTAGTCCCCCGGCTGCATGAAGCCGTCGAGGTGCCCCAACTGATGGCCGTTGAGGCGGACGGTACCCTTGCGGTTCACCCCTTCGAAGCGGAGCCACAGGGTGCGGCCTTCGCCGACCGGGGGCGTTGGGAAGAGCCCCGTGTAGCGGAAATTGCGGTCGTAGCGGCTCTTGTCCGTGCGGTAGGCGTTGTCGCCGAAATTGGGGTCTGCTTCCACGCCGGCCGCAACGTACGACGCGAAGACGCAGCCGGGCACGATGGCCGGGACGGAGGGCAGGGCGTCGCCTTCCGACGGCCGTACCTCCCAACGGATATGTCTGCTGCGGCTGTCGAGCGGGATGCGTTCCTGTGCGCTGACGCCGGCGGCGAGCAGCGAAAGGCAGAGTGCGAAAATTCGTTTCATCATGGCGTGCGTTTTTTTCGGAAGGGGGAGGGTGTGCACTCCGCTCCGGCGGGGGAACGGAGTGCGCGCGGATCGCTATTCCTCCGTTCCCGTGCCGGAATCGTCGTCCGAGTCGTAAACGTGTTCCCAGTTATATACGCGGAAGAAGTAGGGCCGGTAGAAATCGGCGCTGCCGACGCGGTTGAAATTGTCCCAGAAGTTGGCCGGATCGCTGTTGGTCGAGAATACCAGCTCGCCCTGGCGCGAAAGCGCCGGGTGGAGGTTGATCATGTACCAGCGCTGGTGGTAGGGACTGCCCAGCTTGTCGAGCGTCGCGGGCAGCGTGAAGAGCAGCGTCCGGTCGGTGAAGGGGCCGTAAGGCGTCTGGCTGCGGAAGAGGTAGATGTCGCGGCCGAAGGGGAAGGCCTCCATGCACATGTAGTAGACGCCGTCTTTTTCGAAGACCCACGGCATCGAACCCGATTCGGCCGTGATGTAGGAACGTTCCATCTCCTCGTTGCTCGGCACGGAGCTCTGCCAATGGTAGTCGCCGCTCAGGTCGCGGATGTAGTACGACCACGGGCTGCCCAGGTCGAGCGTCTCGGTGCGGGCCACCAGCACGCGCGAAACGAGGTTCACCTGTTTGGTCGTATAGAGGTAGATATGTCCCCCTTCGGTGTCTTCGAACATGGTCGAGCCGTAACCCAGGCCGTCGGATTTGAAATTGTAGTCGGTCGAAAGCACCGACATGTATTGCCCGTCGCCCGGCTCGCCTTCGAGGCTGTACTCGCGCAGGCATCCGTCGATGTTTTTCAGCGA
This Alistipes onderdonkii DNA region includes the following protein-coding sequences:
- a CDS encoding DUF5005 domain-containing protein gives rise to the protein MKRNIIAFCIFCLCTGSLAACNDFDNPAIPDDEAPEVTPAPVPPAIDPSWNLVQMPDEGGQNPRVFVYKDKKYDALFTRTLGWNGGDGVLTTALPGGHVFWSFNDSFYGVVDGKTRARGSCSFPRNSLMIQKGATIASGQESDDDLVWLADYVQTDNPSGERYYQARTHIRHPKASLSDAEIQKGEIDQDYCYWAGDAVVYDDPAHGKILQMLWTGVEPGSLKNIDGCLREYSLEGEPGDGQYMSVLSTDYNFKSDGLGYGSTMFEDTEGGHIYLYTTKQVNLVSRVLVARTETLDLGSPWSYYIRDLSGDYHWQSSVPSNEEMERSYITAESGSMPWVFEKDGVYYMCMEAFPFGRDIYLFRSQTPYGPFTDRTLLFTLPATLDKLGSPYHQRWYMINLHPALSRQGELVFSTNSDPANFWDNFNRVGSADFYRPYFFRVYNWEHVYDSDDDSGTGTEE
- a CDS encoding alpha-L-rhamnosidase, whose amino-acid sequence is MKRTLLYLLLLPGLLSGTCLLAAGPAGNAGHGAKPCLRRLTCEGLTDPLAIDTATPRFGWQLRSGRQDDAQRSYRIEVASDSLRLLAGDADLWDSGWVRSKRSVGVAYEGLPLTARTQCWWRVTARTEKGNRKAVSPVARFGIGLTDPASVSGEFIGCAESGATAVLLRRAFTLPACGDEALLHVNSLGYHEIWVNGRKVGDACLAPALSQLDKRSLWVTYDVRPYLLEGDNELVIWLGQGWYKRGTFGRWQPDEPYTEPLVRAQLDIGTANTWQTVCRTDTAWRAALSGYRDTGSWNALDFGGEEIDARRNPRSMSPSDLDALAWQPVITARKPGHRATPQMVEPDRIQERLTARVLDEAAPGVWRIDFGKVVTGWLEAHFSGLPDGARVEIEYSDETDGDGNLIDQRQRDTYIARGDGRERFCNKFNHHAFRYAEVRGLAQRPRREDFRALAIHTDYRPEATFTSSDSDLNAIHDMIAHTLRCLAYNGYMVDCPHLERAGYGGDGNSSTEILQTLCGAAPLYRNWVQAWDDAMRPGGSLPHVAPNAGAGGGGPYWCGFIVMAPWQTWLNYGDRTLVDRHYPAMREWMGYVERYMKDGLLTRWPDTPYREWFLGDWLAPHGVDTGSEASVSLVNNCFVSDCYARMAQMARLTGHDDEAAAFEARREALNRTIHARFYDPATQTYATGSQLDMTYPMLVGATPDSLRAGVEQRLFRSTHDVMKDHIGGGLVGVPVITRWAVRSHNPEFIYRMLKQRGYPGYLHMIDHGATATWEYWSGERSRVHNCYNGIGTWFYQALGGLRTDSSHPGYEHVFIDPQIPEGVEWCRIGKETPYGRIDLGWEIADGELRIDVTLPPGVTATAITPAGACRGRLDGRRLAPQSPGTKIASGRHRLVFDLAPQNEGR
- a CDS encoding discoidin domain-containing protein; translated protein: MMKRIFALCLSLLAAGVSAQERIPLDSRSRHIRWEVRPSEGDALPSVPAIVPGCVFASYVAAGVEADPNFGDNAYRTDKSRYDRNFRYTGLFPTPPVGEGRTLWLRFEGVNRKGTVRLNGHQLGHLDGFMQPGDYDITRLVAPDGENRLEVEVEWVGYPVPNFRSPTYISSAGWDWMPYAPGLLSGITDDVYLSLSGDVRLVEPWVRTKVPDREHAKVELLTDVENRSDKACEGVLRGEIRPGGIAFSHPVRLEAGERRTIRLTEREVPGLAVEHPQLWWPNGMGDPALYTCRLVFETDGRQSDARTVTFGIREYGYEWHDGIFRLKINGEPVYVKGGNWGMSEWLLRCRGEEYDTRVALHRHMHFNMIRNWIGSTTDEEFYDACDRHGIMVWDDFWLNSHPNLPHDLGAFQQNAVEKIKRLRNHPSIAVWCGDNEGVPQAPLDDWLRGDVAHYDGGDRLYQSISNAQGLSGSGPWANFHPGWYFAAYPMPYGYKGRPAWGFRTEIGTAVFTTLESFRKFMPEESWWPRNDMWDKHFFGKSAANAAPDKYFETVAENYGEADGIEDFCRKAQLLNLEVNKAMYEGWQHHMWDDATGIMTWMSQPAYPSLVWQTYDYYLDPTGAYWGIRKACEPVHIQWSHADNSVKAVNTTREPLEATATARVYDLDGRLLPQFTQQLRVSLAANTARSLFDLNFSEGNLARNRPVKASSSSPDGAGAGALTDGNDSSRWASEYSDDQWIEVDLGERRAFTEVVLRWEDAHAAAYKLQLSDDGRTWRDVYETQDAQGGEQTIPLPLQQARYVRMLGLRRATQWGYSLYEMEVYRRDAKAPKLSPVHFIRLELTDRDGRLLSDNFYWRATRRGDYTALNTLAPAKLQVRSQLTAAGGRKVIRTTVRNVGRSVAFAVHVQPYRRSDGERILPYVADDNYFTLLQGESRQIDFEFDAGLLPDDRYTVRAEAYNR
- a CDS encoding DUF4961 domain-containing protein, yielding MKKLNKHKILSAACIAALPLLVVACLEFDGIIQPGRALTDSEIEVTAQLRVSPGEDGSGKVVFAVLAPKAWNLRDNATLYLTTKDYNAIQHQPEVVNEQLTLMPAEEKDPKNGLSWADSFMSVIGRGGNDPQTAMEWVVWRSSTTFIFDDKIEVDGQEVETADVHADVRIKMKTGAVPLTCELGYSYCYDTFGLKRDEQRFAEAFKPIETYNQVFTTTPSVFRYGDVFGITFSHGGTALKDAGEVYLCGTAIHDGGQKAEVSAAVPRNRMELISSRFEKYLYPKDFFGLPSDAVIEELYFYFINADGSIVVKDDENGGQEFFVEQSDE
- the eno gene encoding phosphopyruvate hydratase — encoded protein: MQIVEIHAREILDSRGNPTIEVEVRTVSGAFGRAAVPSGASTGEHEALELRDGDKGRYLGKGVLNAVKNVNEVIAPAIIGMNVADQVGIDKAMIALDGTPTKSKLGANAILGVSLAVARAAADYFGMPLYRYIGGANAKTLPVPMMNIINGGSHSDAPIAFQEFMIRPVGAPTFKEAIRMGAEVFHNLKKVLHKRNLSTAVGDEGGFAPALNGTEDAIESILEAIKMAGYKPGRKCEGGDVSIGIDCASSEFYADGVYDYTKFEGEKGAKRSSKEQVEYLKSLVAKYPIDSIEDGMSENDWEGWQLLTAEIGDKCQLVGDDLFVTNVDFLKKGIETGCANSILIKVNQIGTLTETLDAIEMAHRAGYTSVTSHRSGETEDSTIADIAVATNSGQIKTGSASRSDRMAKYNQLLRIEEELGDEAIYGYTKVYRK